In Chaetodon trifascialis isolate fChaTrf1 chromosome 6, fChaTrf1.hap1, whole genome shotgun sequence, one DNA window encodes the following:
- the LOC139332101 gene encoding bcl-2-like protein 2 → MCQSEVPEARLGLNSPDPLVREAFLMAHDYIEYVTTGGADGAMGPAPTACTAALRHAGDELLTRFPIFFRRWPRIFQDVTENTACSMLMSILDEHFFPPVPGGRRRDLAWSAVLSVYVLAGQMALHCNERGMVVVLPQLKERVGAYVERVICPEIRHKGGWSGFVSRFGEKQGLEVQVKKVCCWTLFALALSIVTYFFWKRMAA, encoded by the exons ATGTGCCAGTCTGAGGTGCCAGAGGCCAGACTGGGCCTGAACAGTCCTGACCCGCTGGTCAGAGAGGCTTTTCTGATGGCCCACGACTACATAGAATATGTAACCACAGGGGGGGCAGATGGCGCCATGGGGCCTGCCCCTACGGCCTGCACTGCAGCCCTGCGCCACGCCGGAGACGAGCTCCTCACTCGATTCCCCATCTTCTTCAGGCGCTGGCCTCGCATCTTCCAGGATGTGACGGAGAACACAGCCTGCTCCATGCTCATGAGCATCCTGGATGAGCACTTCTTTCCCCCTGTCCCTGGGGGACGGCGCAGGGACCTGGCCTGGAGTGCAGTGCTGTCAGTGTATGTCCTGGCTGGTCAGATGGCACTGCATTGCAATGAGAGGGGCATGGTGGTGGTCCTGCCACAGCTGAAGGAGCGTGTGGGGGCATATGTGGAGAGGGTCATCTGTCCTGAGATAAGACACAAGGGAGGATGG AGTGGTTTTGTTTCGCGCTTTGGAGAGAAGCAAGGCTTGGAAGTCCAGGTGAAGAAAGTGTGCTGCTGGACACTATTTGCATTGGCATTAAGCATCGTCACCTACTTCTTTTGGAAAAGAATGGCTGCTTAG
- the LOC139332532 gene encoding tubulin beta-1 chain-like translates to MREIVHLQAGQCGNQIGAKFWEVISDEHGIDPTGTYHGDSDLQLDRINVYYNEATGGKYVPRAVLVDLEPGTMDSVRSGPFGQVFRPDNFVFGQSGAGNNWAKGHYTEGAELVDSVLDVVRKEAESCDCLQGFQLTHSLGGGTGSGMGTLLISKIREEYPDRIMNTFSVVPSPKVSDTVVEPYNATLSVHQLVENTDETYCIDNEALYDICFRTLKLTTPSYGDLNHLVSATMSGVTTCLRFPGQLNADLRKLAVNMVPFPRLHFFMPGFAPLTSRGSQQYRSLSVPELTQQMFDAKNMMAACDPRHGRYLTVAAIFRGRMSMKEVDEQMLNVQNKNSSYFVEWIPNNVKTAVCDIPPRGLKMAATFIGNSTAIQELFKRISEQFTAMFRRKAFLHWYTGEGMDEMEFTEAESNMNDLVSEYQQYQDATAEEEGDFEEEEGEEELA, encoded by the exons ATGAGGGAAATTGTGCATCTTCAAGCCGGCCAGTGTGGAAACCAGATTGGTGCCAAG TTCTGGGAGGTGATCAGTGATGAGCATGGTATTGACCCAACTGGGACATACCATGGTGACAGTGACCTGCAGCTGGACAGGATCAATGTCTACTACAATGAAGCCACAG GTGGTAAATATGTGCCCCGTGCAGTGCTGGTTGATCTGGAGCCAGGCACCATGGACTCTGTGAGGTCTGGACCTTTTGGCCAGGTTTTCAGGCCAGACAACTTTGTTTTTG GTCAGAGTGGTGCTGGAAACAACTGGGCTAAGGGTCACTACACTGAGGGTGCAGAGCTGGTGGACTCTGTCCTGGATGTGGtgaggaaggaggcagagagctgTGACTGCTTGCAGGGCTTTcagctcacacactctctcgGTGGGGGTACAGGCTCTGGTATGGGCACCCTGCTGATCAGCAAGATTCGTGAAGAGTACCCTGACCGCATCATGAACACGTTCAGCGTGGTGCCCTCCCCAAAAGTATCAGACACAGTCGTTGAGCCCTACAACGCCACGCTATCGGTCCACCAGCTGGTAGAGAACACAGACGAGACCTACTGCATCGACAATGAGGCCTTGTACGACATCTGTTTCCGCACCCTCAAGCTCACAACCCCCTCGTACGGAGACCTCAACCACTTGGTTTCTGCAACCATGAGCGGCGTCACAACCTGCCTCAGGTTCCCTGGACAGCTCAATGCTGACCTGCGGAAGCTGGCGGTTAACATGGTGCCATTCCCCCGTCTGCACTTCTTCATGCCAGGCTTTGCTCCCCTCACAAGCAGAGGCAGCCAGCAGTACAGATCACTCTCTGTGCCAGAGCTCACCCAGCAAATGTTTGATGCCAAAAACATGATGGCCGCCTGTGACCCACGCCACGGCCGCTACCTGACAGTGGCTGCCATCTTCCGTGGCCGCATGTCCATGAAGGAGGTGGATGAGCAGATGCTGAAtgtgcagaacaaaaacagcagctacTTTGTTGAATGGATCCCCAACAACGTCAAGACCGCCGTCTGTGACATTCCTCCCCGTGGCCTCAAGATGGCTGCCACCTTCATCGGAAACAGCACGGCCATCCAGGAGCTCTTCAAGCGCATCTCTGAGCAATTCACCGCCATGTTCCGACGCAAAGCTTTCCTCCACTGGTACACTGGCGAGGGTATGGATGAGATGGAGTTCACCGAGGCAGAGAGCAACATGAACGACCTGGTGTCTGAGTACCAACAGTACCAGGACGCcactgctgaggaggagggagactttgaggaggaggagggcgaggaggagctGGCCTAA
- the LOC139332106 gene encoding bcl-2-like protein 2 gives MCQSEVPEARLGLNSPDPLVREAFLMAHDYIEYVTTGGADGAMGPAPTACTAALRHAGDELLTRFPIFFRRWPRIFQDVTENTACSMLMSILDEHFFPPVPGGRRRDLAWSAVLSVYVLAGQMALHCNERGMVVVLPQLKERVGAYVERVICPEIRHKGGWSGFVSRFGEKQGLEVQVKKVCCWTLFALALSIVTYFFWKRMAA, from the exons ATGTGCCAGTCTGAGGTGCCAGAGGCCAGACTGGGCCTGAACAGTCCTGACCCGCTGGTCAGAGAGGCTTTTCTGATGGCCCACGACTACATAGAATATGTAACCACAGGGGGGGCAGATGGCGCCATGGGGCCTGCCCCTACGGCCTGCACTGCAGCCCTGCGCCACGCCGGAGACGAGCTCCTCACTCGATTCCCCATCTTCTTCAGGCGCTGGCCTCGCATCTTCCAGGATGTGACGGAGAACACAGCCTGCTCCATGCTCATGAGCATCCTGGATGAGCACTTCTTTCCCCCTGTCCCTGGGGGACGGCGCAGGGACCTGGCCTGGAGTGCAGTGCTGTCAGTGTATGTCCTGGCTGGTCAGATGGCACTGCATTGCAATGAGAGGGGCATGGTGGTGGTCCTGCCACAGCTGAAGGAGCGTGTGGGGGCATATGTGGAGAGGGTCATCTGTCCTGAGATAAGACACAAGGGAGGATGG AGTGGTTTTGTTTCGCGCTTTGGAGAGAAGCAAGGCTTGGAAGTCCAGGTGAAGAAAGTGTGCTGCTGGACACTGTTTGCATTGGCATTAAGCATCGTCACCTACTTCTTTTGGAAAAGAATGGCTGCTTAG
- the LOC139332563 gene encoding tubulin beta-1 chain produces the protein MREIVHLQAGQCGNQIGAKFWEVISDEHGIDPTGTYHGDSDLQLDRINVYYNEATGGKYVPRAVLVDLEPGTMDSVRSGPFGQVFRPDNFVFGQSGAGNNWAKGHYTEGAELVDSVLDVVRKEAESCDCLQGFQLTHSLGGGTGSGMGTLLISKIREEYPDRIMNTFSVVPSPKVSDTVVEPYNATLSVHQLVENTDETYCIDNEALYDICFRTLKLTTPSYGDLNHLVSATMSGVTTCLRFPGQLNADLRKLAVNMVPFPRLHFFMPGFAPLTSRGSQQYRSLSVPELTQQMFDAKNMMAACDPRHGRYLTVAAIFRGRMSMKEVDEQMLNVQNKNSSYFVEWIPNNVKTAVCDIPPRGLKMAATFIGNSTAIQELFKRISEQFTAMFRRKAFLHWYTGEGMDEMEFTEAESNMNDLVSEYQQYQDATADEEGEFDEEGEEDVA, from the exons ATGAGGGAAATTGTGCATCTTCAAGCCGGCCAGTGTGGAAACCAGATCGGTGCCAAG TTCTGGGAGGTGATCAGTGATGAGCATGGTATTGACCCAACTGGGACATACCATGGTGACAGTGACCTGCAGCTGGACAGGATCAATGTCTACTACAATGAAGCCACAG GTGGTAAATATGTGCCCCGTGCAGTGCTGGTTGATCTGGAGCCAGGCACCATGGACTCTGTGAGGTCTGGACCTTTTGGCCAGGTTTTCAGGCCAGACAACTTTGTTTTTG GTCAGAGTGGTGCTGGAAACAACTGGGCTAAGGGTCACTACACTGAGGGTGCAGAGCTGGTGGACTCTGTCCTGGATGTGGtgaggaaggaggcagagagctgTGACTGCTTGCAGGGCTTTcagctcacacactctctcgGTGGGGGTACAGGCTCTGGTATGGGCACCCTGCTGATCAGCAAGATTCGTGAAGAGTACCCTGACCGCATCATGAACACGTTCAGCGTGGTGCCCTCCCCAAAAGTATCAGACACAGTCGTTGAGCCCTACAACGCCACGCTATCGGTCCACCAGCTGGTAGAGAACACAGACGAGACCTACTGCATCGACAATGAGGCCTTGTACGACATCTGTTTCCGCACCCTCAAGCTCACAACCCCCTCGTACGGAGACCTCAACCACTTGGTTTCTGCAACCATGAGCGGCGTCACAACCTGCCTCAGGTTCCCTGGACAGCTCAATGCTGACCTGCGGAAGCTGGCGGTTAACATGGTGCCATTCCCCCGTCTGCACTTCTTCATGCCAGGCTTTGCTCCCCTCACAAGCAGAGGCAGCCAGCAGTACAGATCACTCTCTGTGCCAGAGCTCACCCAGCAGATGTTTGATGCCAAAAACATGATGGCCGCCTGTGACCCACGCCACGGCCGCTACCTGACAGTGGCTGCCATCTTCCGTGGCCGCATGTCCATGAAGGAGGTGGATGAGCAGATGCTGAACgtgcagaacaaaaacagcagctacTTTGTTGAATGGATCCCCAACAACGTCAAGACCGCCGTCTGTGACATTCCTCCCCGTGGCCTCAAGATGGCTGCCACCTTCATCGGAAACAGCACGGCCATCCAGGAGCTCTTCAAGCGCATCTCTGAGCAATTCACCGCCATGTTCCGACGCAAAGCTTTCCTCCACTGGTACACTGGCGAGGGTATGGATGAGATGGAGTTCACCGAGGCAGAGAGCAACATGAACGACCTGGTGTCTGAGTACCAGCAGTACCAGGACGCCACTGCTGACGAGGAGGGAGAGTTTGACGAAGAGGGCGAGGAGGATGTGGCCTAA